A stretch of the Notamacropus eugenii isolate mMacEug1 chromosome 2, mMacEug1.pri_v2, whole genome shotgun sequence genome encodes the following:
- the ZKSCAN1 gene encoding zinc finger protein with KRAB and SCAN domains 1 yields MMTAESRDAAVMTPQAIQDKEGLVIVKVEEEDEEEHLWGQDSSLQRSNSPSDPEIFRQRFRQFCYQDTSGPREALGRLRELCHQWLRPEMNTKEQILELLVLEQFLAVLPREIQTWLQEYRPDCGEEAVTLLEDLELDLSGQQVPVRVHGHEMLSREMVPLGIAHGSSSFEFQNRTPQIKHVTRKPSLLQQSAYPASHVPVSHERGPRDQAVASALFTADSQALVKIEDMAVSLILEEWGCQNLARRNLCRDNRQENYGNVFSQGCGSRTTNEESTSKEDISEATGSHGEISGRFQRELGETCEQESRLERQQRNLEEKLRLEKTEFRQMTVNKTDKKAPTGERGHREKGKGLGRSFSLNSNSASQEEVPTGTKSHKCDECGKCFTRSSSLIRHRIIHTGEKPYECNECGKAFSLNSNLILHQRIHTGEKPHECNECGKAFSHSSNLILHQRIHSGEKPYECNECGKAFSQSSDLTKHQRIHTGEKPYECNECGKAFNRNSYLILHRRIHTREKPYKCNKCGKAFTRSSTLTLHHRIHNRERASDYSSTSLDAFGAFLKSCV; encoded by the exons ATGATGACTGCAGAATCCAGGGACGCTGCAGTCATGACCCCTCAGGCTATACAAGATAAAGAGGGACTTGTGATAGTAAAagtggaagaggaagatgaagaggaacATCTCTGGGGCCAAGATTCTAGTCTTCAAAGAAGTAATAGCCCTTCTGATCCAGAGATTTTCCGACAACGCTTCAGGCAGTTCTGTTACCAGGATACTTCTGGGCCTAGGGAGGCCCTTGGTCGCCTCCGGGAACTTTGCCATCAATGGCTAAGGCCAGAGATGAATACAAAAGAGCAGATCCTGGAACTGCTGGTGCTGGAGCAATTCTTGGCTGTCTTGCCCAGAGAGATCCAGACCTGGTTGCAGGAGTACCGTCCTGATTGTGGAGAGGAAGCAGTGACACTGTTGGAGGATCTTGAGCTTGATTTATCTGGACAGCag GTACCAGTCCGTGTACATGGACATGAAATGTTGTCCCGGGAGATGGTACCACTGGGAATAGCACATGGTTCTTCAAGCTTTGAATTCCAGAATCGGACACCCCAGATCAAGCATGTAACAAGAAAGCCAAGTCTTTTACAACAGAGTG CTTACCCTGCTTCCCATGTTCCTGTTTCCCATGAGAGGGGTCCCAGAGACCAGGCTGTTGCCTCTGCACTATTCACAGCAGATTCCCAG GCATTGGTAAAAATCGAGGACATGGCTGTGTCTCTCATCCTGGAGGAATGGGGATGTCAAAACCTGGCTCGGAGGAATCTCTGTAGAGACAACAGACAGGAGaattatggaaatgtgttttcccAGG GTTGTGGAAGCAGGACAACCAATGAGGAGTCAACTTCAAAGGAAGATATTTCAGAAGCAACAGGATCTCATGGGGAAATATCTGGAAGATTCCAAAGAGAATTAGGAGAAACATGTGAACAGGAAAGCAGGTTAGAAAGGCAACAGAGAAATttagaggagaaactgagactagaAAAAACAGAGTTTAGACAGATGACAGTCAACAAGACTGACAAGAAAGCACCCACAGGGGAGCGAGGCCATCGAGAAAAAGGCAAAGGATTGGGGAGAAGTTTCAGTctgaattcaaactctgcttcacaGGAAGAAGTTCCTACAGGAACAAAGTCCcataaatgtgatgaatgtggcAAATGCTTTACAAGGAGTTCCAGTCTTATTCGACATCGGAtcattcacactggagagaagccctatgaatgtaatgagtgtgggaaAGCTTTCAGTCTTAACTCAAACCTCATTcttcatcagagaatccacactggagagaaaccccatgaatgtaatgagtgtgggaaAGCTTTTAGTCATAGCTCAAATCTTATactacatcagagaatccactctggagaaaaaccttatgaatgtaacgAATGTGGCAAAGCTTTTAGTCAGAGCTCAGACCTTAccaaacatcagagaatccacactggagagaagccctatgaatgtaatgaatgtggcaaAGCTTTCAACCGAAATTCGTACCTAATTCTTCATCGGAGAATTCATACCAGAGAAAAACCATATAAGTGTAATaagtgtgggaaagccttcaccCGAAGTTCAACTCTTACGCTACATCACAGAATTCATAACAGAGAGAGAGCCTCTGATTATAGCTCCACCTCACTAGATGCATTTGGTGCATTCCTGAAAAGCTGTGTATAA